A region of Gracilinanus agilis isolate LMUSP501 chromosome 3, AgileGrace, whole genome shotgun sequence DNA encodes the following proteins:
- the ZBTB8A gene encoding zinc finger and BTB domain-containing protein 8A, whose amino-acid sequence MEISSHQSHLLQQLNEQRRQDVFCDCSILVEGKVFKAHRNVLFASSGYFKMLLSQNSKETSQPTTATFQAFSPDTFTVILDFVYSGKLSLTGQNVIEVMSAASFLQMTDVISVCKTFIKSSLDISEKEKDRYFSLSDKDANSNGVAERSSYNTGWHGESSPPQSHLSPDQGTCAMSGKSWSNYNYYPTSQRNTQQPPTKHEQRQDLVKKSRHLELPQSTDVPQCKLSKLEERTSEPPNHTPPSEEKVQNDAGIDCPPVGLKYGKGSDVTPRSLPDELPRMRFKCPFCTHVVKRKADLKRHLRCHTGERPYPCEACGKRFSRLDHLSSHFRTIHQACKLICRKCKRHVTDLTGQVVQEGTRRYRLCNECLAEAGLDSIPIDLEAEQPLVSPSDGEKKSKWQLNEGKKKSYVEIVEDGSADLVIQQVDDSEDEKEEKEIKPNIR is encoded by the exons aTGGAGATTTCCTCACATCAGTCTCACCTGTTGCAACAACTTAATGAGCAGCGCAGGCAAGATGTCTTTTGTGACTGTAGTATTCTAGTTGAAGGGAAAGTTTTCAAAGCACATAGAAATGTGCTATTTGCAAGTAGCGGctattttaaaatgcttctttCTCAGAACTCAAAGGAAACAAGTCAACCAACCACGGCTACATTTCAAGCTTTCTCTCCTGACACTTTTACTGTTATTCTAGACTTTGTATATTCAGGCAAACTTTCTCTCACTGGTCAAAATGTCATAGAAGTGATGTCAGCTGCTAGTTTCCTTCAAATGACTGATGTCATTAGTGTATGTAAGACCTTCATTAAGTCCTCACTTGATAtaagtgagaaagagaaggatcGCTACTTCAGTCTCTCGGATAAAGATGCCAATTCCAATGGTGTAGCAGAACGTTCTTCTTATAATACTGGGTGGCATGGAGAAAGCAGCCCCCCACAATCTCATTTAAGTCCAGATCAAGGAACGTGTGCCATGAGTGGTAAATCTTGGAGTAATTACAACTACTATCCAACTTCCCAACGTAATACTCAGCAACCCCCAACCAAACATGAGCAAAGACAAGATTTAGTTAAAAAGTCCAGGCATTTGGAGTTACCACAGTCTACAGATGTTCCTCAATGTAAGTTAAGCAAACTTGAAGAACGAACTTCTGAGCCTCCTAATCATACCCCTCCGTCTGaagaaaaagtacaaaatgatGCTGGAATTGATTGCCCTCCTGTGGGGCTTAAGTATGGCAAAGGATCTGATGTTACACCCAGAAGCCTACCAG ATGAGCTGCCTAGAATGAGATTCAAATGCCCGTTCTGCACACATGTGGTGAAAAGGAAAGCAGACCTAAAGCGCCACCTTCGTTGCCATACAGGAGAACGGCCTTACCCTTGTGAGGCCTGTGGGAAAAGATTCAGCAGGCTAGACCACCTAAGTAGCCATTTTCGAACA ATTCATCAGGCATGCAAGCTAATCTGCCGAAAATGCAAGCGTCATGTGACTGATCTAACTGGACAAGTGGTACAGGAGGGAACAAGGCGCTACAGACTGTGTAATGAGTGCCTTGCTGAAGCTGGCTTAGACAGCATCCCCATTGATCTGGAAGCTGAACAACCACTTGTGTCCCCTTCagatggagaaaagaagtcaaaatggcaactgaatgaaggaaaaaaaaaatcttatgtggAGATTGTAGAGGATGGGTCTGCTGATCTGGTCATTCAACAGGTTGATGATAGTgaggatgagaaagaagaaaaggaaataaagccCAACATTAGGTAG